A single genomic interval of Candidatus Paceibacterota bacterium harbors:
- a CDS encoding glycine--tRNA ligase → MEKNKMNDMEKLISLCKRRGFIYQGSEIYGGLAGTFDYGPLGVALKNNIQNLWWKRFVLDREDMYGVDAAILMNAKVWEATGHVATFADPLVDDLKTKKRYRADHLLEENGIEAKKMTIDQMTKAIQENGLKSPEGNPLSEVKQFNMMFKTRAGASEDSSSVVYLRPETAQGMFVNFKNVIDSFHPKLPFGLGQVGKSFRNEITPGSFVFRLRELEQMEIEYFIRAENWEQEFKNWLQAIKDFLTDDIGLQKTHLHEYEHSDEERSFYSKRTVDIEFDYPFGQKELYGLAYRTDYDLTKHGQFSGADLTYFDEETKQRFVPHVIEPALGLDRTCLAALSDAYTEDVLGDEARVYLKLAPKVSPFIASVFPLLKNKPALVEKAREIYATLRKEPALAGRVSFDDNGNIGKRYRRQDEIGTPFCVTIDFDTLGEKPELLNTVTLRDRDTGGQKRVSIDELASIFKSALVA, encoded by the coding sequence ATGGAAAAAAACAAAATGAATGACATGGAAAAACTAATCTCGCTTTGCAAGCGGCGTGGTTTTATTTACCAAGGCTCTGAGATCTATGGTGGCTTGGCGGGAACTTTTGACTACGGCCCACTCGGGGTGGCTTTAAAAAATAATATTCAAAACCTGTGGTGGAAACGGTTTGTTTTGGATCGTGAAGATATGTACGGAGTGGATGCGGCAATCCTGATGAATGCCAAAGTATGGGAGGCGACAGGGCATGTGGCGACCTTTGCGGATCCATTGGTGGACGACCTCAAGACTAAAAAACGTTACCGAGCCGATCATTTGCTGGAAGAAAATGGAATTGAGGCTAAAAAAATGACCATCGATCAAATGACAAAAGCCATTCAGGAAAATGGGTTGAAAAGTCCTGAAGGCAATCCGCTTTCTGAAGTTAAACAATTTAACATGATGTTTAAGACTAGAGCAGGGGCGTCCGAGGACTCTTCTTCGGTTGTCTATCTACGACCTGAAACTGCTCAGGGTATGTTTGTTAATTTTAAAAATGTGATTGATAGCTTTCATCCAAAACTGCCATTTGGTTTGGGACAAGTGGGAAAATCTTTTCGGAATGAAATTACCCCGGGTAGTTTTGTTTTCCGTTTGAGGGAGCTTGAGCAAATGGAGATCGAGTATTTTATAAGAGCAGAAAATTGGGAGCAGGAGTTTAAGAACTGGCTCCAGGCAATCAAAGACTTTTTGACGGATGACATTGGACTTCAGAAAACGCATTTGCATGAATATGAGCATAGTGATGAAGAGAGGTCTTTTTATTCTAAGAGAACGGTCGATATAGAGTTTGACTATCCTTTTGGTCAGAAGGAGTTGTATGGATTGGCATATCGCACAGACTATGATTTGACCAAACATGGCCAGTTTTCAGGCGCGGATCTTACTTATTTTGACGAAGAGACAAAACAAAGATTTGTACCTCATGTGATTGAGCCCGCGCTCGGATTGGATCGGACATGTCTAGCCGCTCTTTCCGACGCCTATACCGAAGATGTCCTTGGGGATGAGGCACGTGTCTATTTGAAATTGGCCCCAAAAGTGTCCCCATTTATTGCTTCTGTCTTTCCTTTGCTTAAAAATAAACCTGCTCTTGTCGAAAAAGCCCGTGAGATTTACGCGACTCTCCGCAAAGAGCCCGCGCTTGCCGGTCGAGTTTCTTTTGACGACAACGGCAACATCGGCAAGCGCTACCGCCGTCAGGACGAGATCGGCACGCCTTTCTGTGTGACCATTGATTTTGATACTCTTGGCGAAAAGCCTGAGCTGCTAAACACTGTCACTCTCCGCGACCGTGATACAGGTGGTCAAAAACGAGTTTCTATTGATGAGTTGGCTTCAATTTTCAAAAGTGCTTTAGTGGCATAA